One window of Elaeis guineensis isolate ETL-2024a chromosome 11, EG11, whole genome shotgun sequence genomic DNA carries:
- the LOC140852507 gene encoding uncharacterized protein, whose translation MVSFTAEELHHGSDQWKIAIIGKFLSKGFPLNFIQKELKIRRAVEGDFQEMPLSEGLLLFSFPSTEIRDGVLTNGPWSLAGQLLAMEAWRPSFKPGKDQLKHVSVYIHLPDLPLELWDKEMLMKIMIVAGKPLFLDNWTERSTRMEFARLCVQLDLTKPICSGTKIEVNDSITWQEFIYEDLPDICYHYGKIGVVFEVCGCIEAGDMAMSKLLLGPWIKVSRVSVVVPTSPSTNKSRSPTPPSEATPHSSHWSQPKKSLRKKSPSSPDLKQVDRTVVTGTRFGPLFTVEPQNSQLMGVAVESPSSPQKKKCKRFPTQSRGTPKSPGSESPQRKVVDLEDSEPMQSEQQPKSLSLVSISPISTTKKEVWRVVSTSPKSSSSSHVGSSSTPEVKGSSQDQDISTSPILTKFIYMIFIVNWLCLLLKIDPHIHLLLKCFISLGI comes from the coding sequence ATGGTTTCCTTCACTGCAGAGGAGCTCCACCATGGTTCTGATCAATGGAAAATAGCAATAATAGGTAAATTTCTTAGTAAAGGTTTTCCGTTAAACTTTATtcaaaaagaattaaaaattaggaGGGCGGTCGAAGGGGATTTTCAAGAAATGCCACTCTCTGAGGGCTTATTACTCTTTTCCTTCCCCTCCACTGAGATTAGAGACGGGGTTCTAACCAACGGCCCTTGGTCTCTAGCCGGCCAGCTTCTTGCTATGGAAGCTTGGAGACCTTCTTTCAAACCTGGTAAAGACCAACTGAAACATGTTTCTGTCTACATTCATTTGCCTGACTTACCACTTGAACTTTGGGACAAAGAAATGCTTATGAAGATCATGATAGTGGCTGGAAAACCTCTATTTTTGGATAATTGGACTGAGAGGAGCACCAGAATGGAGTTTGCTAGACTATGTGTTCAACTGGATCTGACTAAACCAATATGCTCTGGTACAAAGATTGAGGTAAATGATTCAATCACTTGGCAGGAATTTATTTACGAGGATCTTCCTGACATTTGTTACCACTATGGGAAAATTGGAGTTGTCTTCGAAGTCTGTGGTTGTATAGAAGCCGGGGATATGGCTATGTCCAAGCTCCTGTTGGGACCATGGATCAAAGTCTCCAGGGTTTCGGTGGTTGTTCCAACATCTCCCTCCACTAACAAATCCAGATCTCCAACGCCACCCTCAGAGGCTACTCCTCATTCTTCTCATTGGTCTCAACCAAAAAAATCATTAAGGAAAAAGTCCCCTTCGTCTCCTGACTTGAAGCAAGTTGATAGGACGGTGGTAACTGGTACTAGATTTGGTCCTCTCTTTACTGTTGAGCCTCAGAATTCCCAACTTATGGGCGTAGCAGTTGAATCTCCAAGttcccctcaaaaaaaaaaatgcaaacggTTCCCTACACAAAGCAGAGGAACTCCTAAATCCCCAGGATCAGAGTCTCCTCAACGCAAGGTCGTTGATCTTGAGGATTCTGAGCCAATGCAGTCTGAACAGCAACCCAAATCCTTATCTCTGGTCTCTATTTCTCCTATATCTACTACCAAGAAGGAGGTTTGGCGGGTAGTCTCTACTAGCCCTAAAAGCTCTTCCTCCTCTCATGTTGGATCCTCATCTACTCCTGAAGTCAAAGGCTCTTCTCAGGATCAAGATATTTCTACTTCGCCTATACTCACCAAATTTATTTACATGATCTTCATCGTCAATTGGCTGTGTCTTCTGCTGAAGATAGATCCTCATATTCATCTACTCCTCAAGTGCTTCATATCTTTGGGCATCTAA